One Elephas maximus indicus isolate mEleMax1 chromosome X, mEleMax1 primary haplotype, whole genome shotgun sequence DNA segment encodes these proteins:
- the PFKFB1 gene encoding 6-phosphofructo-2-kinase/fructose-2,6-bisphosphatase 1 isoform X2: MFQRRLGAHFSLSLSNIPLQCALAALKDVHDYLSHEEGHVAVFDATNTTRERRSLILQFAKEHGYKVFFIESICNDPGIIAENIKQVKLGSPDYIDCDREKVLEDFLKRIECYEVNYQPLDEELDRHLSYIKIFDVGTRYMVNRVQDHIQSRTVYYLMNIHVTPRSIYLCRHGESELNLRGRIGGDSGLSARGKQYAYALANFIQSQGISSLKVWTSHMKRTIQTAEALGVPYEQWKALNEIDAGVCEEMTYEEIQKHYPEEFALRDQDKYRYRYPKGESYEDLVQRLEPVIMELERQENVLVICHQAVMRCLLAYFLDKSSDELPYLKCPLHTVLKLTPVAYGCKVESIYLNVEAVNTHREKPENVDITREPEEALDTVPAHY, encoded by the exons GCAGTGTGCCCTGGCAGCCCTGAAGGATGTCCATGACTATCTCAGCCATGAGGAAGGCCATGTTGCG GTTTTTGACGCCACCAACACTACCAGAGAACGGCGGTCACTGATTCTTCAGTTTGCTAAAGAACATGGTTACAAG GTATTTTTCATTGAGTCCATCTGTAATGACCCTGGCATCATTGCAGAAAACATCAAG CAAGTGAAACTCGGCAGTCCTGATTATATAGACTGTGACCGGGAAAAGGTTCTGGAAGACTTTCTAAAGAGGATCGAGTGCTATGAGGTCAACTACCAGCCTTTGGATGAAGAACTGGACAG ACACCTGTCCTACATCAAGATCTTTGATGTGGGCACCCGCTACATGGTGAACCGAGTACAGGACCACATCCAGAGTCGCACGGTCTACTACCTCATGAACATCCACGTCACACCCCGCTCCATCTACCTTTGCCGGCATGGTGAGAGTGAACTCAACCTCAGAGGCCGCATTGGAGGTGACTCTGGCCTCTCAGCTCGGGGGAAGCAG TATGCTTATGCCCTAGCCAACTTCATTCAGTCCCAGGGCATCAGCTCCTTGAAGGTGTGGACCAGTCACATGAAGAGGACCATCCAGACAGCtgaagccctgggtgtcccctaTGAGCAGTGGAAGGCACTGAACGAGATTGATGCG GGTGTCTGTGAGGAGATGACCTATGAGGAAATCCAGAAACACTACCCTGAAGAGTTTGCACTACGGGACCAAGATAAATACCGCTATCGCTACCCCAAAGGAGAG TCCTATGAGGATCTGGTTCAGCGACTGGAGCCAGTTATAATGGAACTAGAGCGACAGGAGAATGTACTGGTGATCTGCCACCAGGCTGTCATGCGGTGCCTCCTGGCTTACTTCCTGGATAAGAGCTCAG aTGAGCTGCCCTATCTCAAGTGCCCTCTGCACACAGTGCTCAAACTTACACCTGTGGCTTATG GCTGCAAAGTGGAGTCCATCTACCTGAATGTGGAGGCAGTGAACACACATCGGGAGAAGCCTGAG AATGTGGACATCACCCGAGAACCTGAGGAAGCTCTGGACACTGTTCCTGCCCACTACTGA